A genomic window from Thermodesulfovibrionia bacterium includes:
- a CDS encoding phosphomannomutase, which yields MATASSCWEKILSDVNKNRGLLSEIERFAYENNEPADIVFGTSGWRGEIGTEYTFNNVRIVTSAIIRMFRENDPSVMKAMGVSGFEDIQKMGVIVGHDNRFLGHEFAMEVIGLLQKEGIRTWYAGEATTPEFSAGIEMLKAACSINLTPSHNPANYGGFKFNPSDGGPAGTEITSRIEEIANGMMAESPVIESRKPESIEKTDLTELYIKFITERKTIDIKRIKDFIAKEDCIICIDNVHGATRGRIQRIIGKSEKIKYLRTEDDYLFGGVAPEPSAGNMRGVENVLAASDAKFRLGAILDPDGDRIRYADPNIQIPMNYFGAMALHFLHVHKGISGVVAKSVGTSNLVNAIAEKLNIPVKETKVGFKNFRPYMLRNAKERAIVCFEESDGITGFNNTLEKDALFGILIAIEMMAVTGKNLGDYLKDIMDEFGWYYPDRSGIAVDPSLAGEALQKKLSVIRERYKEGTVVDLGGSKKTVINIITVDGTKLVFDDGSWLMIRPSGTEPKVRFYIEARSEAGKKAVFEAAEKMTKDVLGM from the coding sequence ATGGCAACCGCTTCTTCTTGCTGGGAAAAAATACTGTCTGATGTTAACAAAAACAGGGGGCTGCTCTCTGAGATAGAAAGATTCGCCTATGAGAACAACGAACCTGCGGATATAGTATTCGGCACCTCAGGATGGAGAGGGGAGATAGGCACTGAATACACATTCAATAATGTCAGGATCGTGACTTCTGCCATCATCAGGATGTTCAGGGAAAATGACCCGTCTGTCATGAAGGCGATGGGAGTTTCGGGTTTTGAAGATATTCAGAAGATGGGCGTTATCGTAGGGCATGACAACCGTTTTCTCGGGCATGAATTTGCCATGGAAGTGATCGGCCTTCTTCAGAAAGAAGGCATCAGGACATGGTATGCGGGCGAGGCTACTACCCCTGAATTTTCCGCAGGCATAGAGATGCTTAAAGCGGCATGCTCTATCAATCTCACACCTTCACACAATCCTGCAAATTACGGCGGATTCAAATTCAACCCTTCTGACGGCGGGCCGGCAGGAACTGAGATCACTTCAAGGATAGAAGAGATTGCCAACGGAATGATGGCCGAATCTCCTGTGATAGAAAGCCGTAAGCCTGAAAGCATTGAAAAGACAGACCTCACTGAACTCTATATTAAGTTCATAACAGAGAGAAAGACCATTGACATAAAGAGGATAAAGGATTTCATCGCAAAAGAGGACTGCATAATCTGTATTGATAATGTTCACGGTGCGACAAGAGGACGCATCCAAAGAATAATCGGTAAGAGCGAAAAGATCAAGTATCTGCGCACAGAAGATGATTACCTGTTCGGCGGCGTTGCTCCTGAACCTTCAGCAGGGAATATGAGAGGAGTGGAAAATGTCCTGGCTGCAAGCGATGCCAAGTTCAGGCTTGGCGCAATTTTGGATCCTGACGGAGACCGCATACGTTATGCAGACCCGAATATTCAGATACCGATGAATTATTTCGGCGCGATGGCTCTGCACTTTCTTCATGTTCATAAAGGAATATCAGGTGTTGTCGCGAAATCAGTCGGCACAAGCAACCTTGTAAACGCTATCGCGGAGAAACTTAACATCCCTGTGAAAGAGACAAAGGTCGGCTTCAAGAACTTCAGGCCGTATATGCTCCGCAATGCAAAGGAGAGGGCGATAGTCTGTTTTGAAGAGTCTGACGGCATCACGGGATTTAACAATACCCTTGAGAAAGACGCCCTCTTCGGGATACTCATAGCTATTGAGATGATGGCTGTCACAGGCAAAAACCTCGGTGACTATCTTAAAGATATAATGGATGAATTCGGCTGGTACTATCCTGACCGTTCAGGCATCGCTGTTGACCCGTCTCTTGCAGGAGAGGCACTGCAAAAAAAGCTTTCAGTCATCAGGGAGAGATATAAAGAGGGGACGGTAGTTGATCTCGGCGGCAGTAAAAAGACCGTCATAAATATCATCACAGTAGACGGTACAAAGCTCGTTTTTGATGACGGTTCCTGGCTTATGATAAGGCCGTCCGGCACTGAGCCGAAGGTGAGGTTCTATATTGAAGCAAGGTCAGAGGCGGGAAAAAAGGCGGTATTTGAAGCTGCTGAGAAGATGACGAAAGATGTGTTGGGGATGTAG
- a CDS encoding Rrf2 family transcriptional regulator has protein sequence MQITRETDYAVRCLIHLSGTPDEVVVIDEIAGIRDVPRSFLAKILQKLSKAGIVTSYRGVKGGFQLARKPKDITLLDVVEAIEGPVAMNKCVVDREFCDLSRTCSVHPVWVGIRAGVENLLKGYNFEMLAANRKK, from the coding sequence ATGCAGATCACACGCGAAACAGATTATGCGGTCAGGTGCCTTATACATCTTTCCGGAACGCCGGATGAGGTTGTTGTGATAGATGAGATCGCCGGCATAAGGGATGTTCCAAGGAGCTTTCTTGCCAAGATACTCCAGAAACTCTCAAAGGCGGGCATCGTCACATCCTACAGGGGTGTTAAAGGCGGATTCCAGCTTGCGAGAAAGCCGAAGGACATCACTCTGCTGGATGTCGTAGAAGCGATCGAGGGGCCGGTTGCGATGAACAAGTGCGTTGTTGACAGGGAGTTCTGTGATCTCAGCAGGACATGCTCTGTCCATCCTGTATGGGTTGGAATAAGGGCCGGGGTCGAGAATCTTTTAAAAGGCTACAACTTTGAGATGCTTGCCGCAAACAGGAAAAAATGA
- a CDS encoding cbb3-type cytochrome c oxidase subunit I, producing the protein MSDYQYDNQTVKGFIVSSIFWGVVGILIGLWISIQMWAPSWNIAPYFTFGRLRVVHTNGLAFGLGIGAIFGISYYIVMRLTRRPLLFPRLARFHLHLFNIAITLAALSLFAGMNQSLEYAELEWPLDIGVVILWVMFAVNVFGTVIKRKEEQMYISLWFIIATVIAVAVLYIVNNLAVPAGLFKSYSVYAGINSANIEWWYGHNAVGFIFTTPILAMFYYFLPKSTGLPIFSHRLSIISFWSLVFGYLWVGSHHLVYTPLPDWIQTLGIAFSLFLIAPSWGSVVNGFYTVAPEWSKMRTNYLTKFFILGITFYGLQTVQGPTQALRVVSQLIHYTDWVPGHVHMGTMGWVTMTVAASIYYIIPKIYDTEIYSEKIANTHFYFVLVGQLLFSVTMWITGIQQGALWKAVNPDGTLKYTFVETLAKNYPYWQMRTFAGVIFTIGMLYFIYNVFMTIRKGNALAAAKAGEVR; encoded by the coding sequence ATGAGTGATTATCAGTATGATAATCAGACGGTAAAAGGATTTATCGTATCTTCGATCTTCTGGGGTGTGGTCGGCATCCTCATCGGGCTTTGGATATCCATCCAGATGTGGGCGCCTTCATGGAACATCGCGCCTTATTTCACCTTCGGGCGGCTGAGGGTGGTGCATACGAACGGGCTCGCATTCGGCCTCGGCATCGGAGCGATATTCGGCATTTCCTACTACATTGTGATGAGGCTTACACGAAGGCCCCTGCTATTTCCCCGGCTTGCGAGGTTTCATCTGCACCTGTTCAATATCGCCATAACACTTGCCGCCTTAAGCCTATTCGCAGGCATGAACCAGTCACTTGAATATGCTGAGCTTGAGTGGCCTCTTGATATAGGAGTCGTTATCTTGTGGGTAATGTTCGCGGTAAATGTCTTCGGCACCGTCATCAAAAGAAAAGAGGAGCAGATGTACATATCGCTCTGGTTTATCATCGCCACTGTCATTGCGGTTGCGGTCCTCTATATAGTTAACAACCTTGCCGTGCCTGCGGGGCTCTTTAAGTCCTACTCGGTATATGCCGGGATCAACAGCGCGAATATCGAGTGGTGGTACGGCCATAACGCGGTTGGTTTTATATTTACAACTCCCATTCTGGCTATGTTCTACTACTTTCTGCCTAAGTCCACAGGGCTGCCGATATTCAGCCACAGGCTCTCGATCATATCCTTCTGGTCGCTGGTATTCGGATATTTATGGGTAGGGTCTCATCACCTGGTTTATACACCCCTGCCTGACTGGATCCAGACGCTCGGTATCGCGTTCAGCCTCTTCCTTATCGCGCCGTCATGGGGCTCTGTTGTGAATGGTTTCTACACAGTGGCTCCTGAGTGGTCAAAGATGAGGACGAACTATCTCACAAAGTTCTTTATATTAGGCATAACATTCTACGGTCTCCAGACCGTGCAGGGGCCGACTCAGGCTCTGAGGGTTGTCAGTCAGCTCATACACTATACTGACTGGGTTCCTGGCCATGTTCATATGGGCACTATGGGATGGGTGACCATGACCGTCGCGGCTTCCATTTATTACATCATCCCCAAAATATATGACACAGAGATATACAGTGAAAAGATCGCCAATACGCACTTTTATTTTGTCCTGGTCGGACAGCTTCTCTTCTCTGTCACAATGTGGATAACAGGCATACAGCAGGGCGCGTTATGGAAGGCTGTGAACCCTGACGGCACACTAAAATACACCTTTGTCGAGACGCTCGCGAAGAACTATCCGTATTGGCAGATGAGGACTTTTGCAGGAGTTATATTCACCATCGGCATGCTTTATTTTATCTATAACGTATTTATGACTATCCGCAAGGGTAACGCCCTTGCCGCTGCAAAAGCAGGGGAGGTGCGGTGA
- a CDS encoding cbb3-type cytochrome c oxidase subunit II, whose amino-acid sequence MAGEIYKKPIMFSIVALLVILSGTAVTMFAPMMTDQMHPKLENLKPYTPLQLAGRDVYQREGCNNCHTQTVRPLKSEVMRYGEYSKAGEFAYDYPFLWGSKRTGPDIARIGGKYPDAWHYRHFEDPRAFFKESNMPSYAWIKERALDPSDLQGHMDALGFSYSDEDIYVLQGKNEMDALVAYMQVIGTAVTKKPAIAKPKSAVTEEELINPVAGDAGAIAAGKKLFDDNCAMCHGVAGEGDIGPSLIDDMFLYVEGDLNDSVYFHLINDGTEEGEMDEGRAEKGGMPEFSDVMSRDEIWSVISYIRSLQHK is encoded by the coding sequence ATGGCCGGAGAAATATATAAAAAACCGATAATGTTTTCTATAGTCGCGCTGCTTGTAATACTTTCTGGAACGGCCGTTACGATGTTCGCTCCCATGATGACCGACCAGATGCATCCTAAACTGGAGAACCTCAAGCCGTACACTCCGCTTCAGCTTGCGGGCAGGGATGTATATCAGAGAGAGGGCTGCAACAACTGCCATACACAGACGGTAAGGCCGCTTAAGTCAGAGGTGATGAGATACGGCGAGTATTCCAAGGCCGGAGAATTCGCATATGACTACCCGTTTCTCTGGGGGTCAAAGAGGACAGGCCCTGACATTGCAAGGATAGGCGGGAAGTATCCTGACGCATGGCATTACAGGCATTTTGAGGACCCGAGGGCCTTTTTTAAAGAATCGAACATGCCTTCTTACGCATGGATAAAAGAGAGGGCGCTCGATCCGTCTGATCTACAGGGCCATATGGACGCCCTTGGATTCAGTTATTCTGATGAGGATATTTATGTGCTTCAGGGCAAGAACGAGATGGACGCCCTTGTCGCGTATATGCAGGTCATAGGCACGGCTGTCACAAAGAAGCCGGCGATTGCCAAACCAAAATCCGCAGTAACGGAAGAGGAGCTTATAAATCCTGTTGCCGGAGATGCAGGCGCGATAGCGGCAGGCAAGAAACTTTTTGATGATAACTGCGCCATGTGCCACGGTGTTGCGGGCGAGGGCGACATAGGGCCGAGCCTCATTGACGATATGTTTTTGTATGTGGAGGGAGACCTTAATGATAGTGTTTACTTTCATCTTATCAATGACGGGACTGAAGAGGGTGAGATGGATGAGGGGCGGGCTGAAAAGGGCGGCATGCCTGAGTTCAGTGATGTGATGAGCAGGGATGAGATATGGTCTGTGATCTCATATATAAGGTCTTTACAGCATAAGTAA
- a CDS encoding cbb3-type cytochrome c oxidase N-terminal domain-containing protein, whose amino-acid sequence MAEEYDDIKAFEAKDTAHKLPVGWLILFWGLIIWGIFYFAAYTPEISGWSQAKDYEESAGK is encoded by the coding sequence ATGGCAGAGGAATATGATGATATAAAGGCCTTTGAGGCAAAGGATACCGCGCATAAGCTCCCTGTCGGCTGGCTTATACTTTTTTGGGGACTGATAATATGGGGCATCTTTTATTTTGCAGCGTATACCCCTGAGATCAGCGGGTGGAGCCAGGCAAAGGATTATGAGGAGTCAGCAGGAAAGTGA
- a CDS encoding peroxiredoxin — translation MSEDCVCLGCNIGATVPDFKLETFEPSKGDFGEISLETLKKNKKWTILVFYPADFTFVUATEFAALAEQQDRFKKMGAEVITVSRDTKFVHLAWQRDEKMLKDVKYPMGSDVTGKLAKMFGVYDEATGLSLRGTFIISPEGKLLNAEINYFNMGRNVEELLRKFKANLHLAKHSAEGCPAKWKDKGDKTLKPSAQLVGRVFEALKE, via the coding sequence ATGTCAGAAGATTGTGTATGTTTAGGTTGTAATATTGGCGCAACAGTGCCGGACTTTAAATTGGAGACTTTTGAGCCGTCAAAAGGAGACTTTGGAGAGATCAGCCTTGAAACACTGAAGAAGAACAAGAAGTGGACGATACTGGTATTTTATCCGGCTGACTTTACCTTTGTCTGAGCTACGGAATTCGCTGCTCTGGCAGAGCAGCAGGACAGGTTCAAAAAGATGGGCGCTGAGGTAATTACTGTAAGCAGGGACACAAAGTTCGTCCATCTTGCATGGCAGAGAGATGAGAAGATGCTTAAGGATGTGAAATATCCGATGGGCTCTGACGTCACGGGAAAGCTTGCAAAGATGTTCGGTGTCTATGACGAGGCAACAGGCCTTTCACTGAGAGGCACTTTTATCATTAGCCCTGAAGGCAAGCTCCTTAACGCTGAAATAAATTACTTTAATATGGGCAGGAATGTAGAGGAACTGCTGAGAAAGTTCAAGGCAAATCTTCACCTTGCAAAACATTCTGCCGAAGGATGCCCGGCAAAGTGGAAGGACAAAGGCGACAAGACGTTGAAACCTTCCGCGCAGTTGGTCGGAAGGGTCTTCGAGGCGTTGAAGGAATAA
- a CDS encoding cbb3-type cytochrome c oxidase subunit 3, with product MNMQTAAYFLFGLSMVIIFGVIIVYYYSKKRQKKIEEPKFRMLDDDR from the coding sequence ATGAACATGCAGACTGCGGCATATTTTTTATTCGGCCTTTCAATGGTCATTATCTTCGGAGTGATAATCGTCTATTATTATTCGAAGAAGAGGCAGAAGAAGATAGAGGAACCAAAGTTCAGAATGCTTGATGACGACCGGTAA
- a CDS encoding FixG Ig-like domain-containing protein: MTTGNLQQWRRLAAFFGAAVVVSLPFLKIKGESALRFDIPALQLHFFGTSIWMEEFFIVLIGIIFLSFLFISMTLLFGRIWCGWACPQTVLSDITASVERYSGKGFYQRIISYAAVFVLSLAVGANLIWYFVSPYDFFPALAGRHLGSVVWAFWVTLSLIIFLDLSFLRQRFCATVCPYSMLQGALFDESTLTVAFDPRRKEECIDCKACVRACPVGIDIRQGENRACIHCAKCIDECRDIMGKKQKETLIDYCRGLPGGTGNLLRKNTVMFGAATLLSLLFVCYLLFTRLPYDLTVLPNYSFHPRATADGMMTNSYILSIKNRGMVDKAFKVMAAGFAGRIRIVPEEDIFIKAGEIKKIPAYVTVAGDMKERLPQTIDISVAPAEESEFRLTRTANFIFSGE, from the coding sequence ATGACGACCGGTAACTTACAGCAATGGCGCAGGTTAGCGGCATTCTTTGGAGCAGCGGTCGTTGTCAGCCTTCCCTTTCTTAAAATAAAAGGCGAAAGCGCCCTGAGATTTGATATCCCGGCGCTTCAGCTTCACTTTTTCGGCACAAGCATATGGATGGAGGAGTTCTTCATCGTGCTTATCGGGATCATCTTCCTGAGCTTCCTGTTCATCTCTATGACTCTGTTATTCGGCAGGATCTGGTGCGGTTGGGCCTGCCCGCAGACCGTGCTGTCTGACATTACCGCTTCTGTTGAGAGATATTCAGGCAAGGGCTTTTATCAGAGGATCATTTCATATGCTGCGGTCTTTGTTCTGAGTCTGGCAGTTGGCGCGAACCTCATCTGGTATTTTGTATCGCCTTATGACTTTTTCCCGGCATTGGCCGGCCGGCATCTCGGCAGCGTCGTATGGGCGTTCTGGGTAACGCTTTCATTGATAATATTTCTGGATCTCTCTTTTTTGAGGCAGAGGTTCTGCGCTACCGTATGCCCTTACTCGATGCTCCAGGGAGCGCTCTTTGACGAAAGCACCCTGACCGTCGCTTTTGACCCGCGGAGAAAAGAAGAATGCATTGACTGTAAGGCATGCGTGCGGGCCTGCCCTGTAGGCATTGATATAAGGCAAGGCGAAAACAGGGCGTGCATACATTGCGCAAAATGCATAGACGAGTGCAGGGATATCATGGGGAAGAAGCAAAAGGAGACGCTGATAGATTACTGCCGGGGGCTGCCGGGCGGGACAGGGAATCTTCTCCGCAAGAATACCGTCATGTTTGGAGCAGCAACGCTCCTCTCTCTTCTCTTTGTTTGCTATCTCTTATTCACGCGCCTGCCTTATGACCTCACTGTGCTGCCGAATTACTCTTTTCATCCCAGGGCAACAGCGGACGGCATGATGACAAACTCATATATCCTCTCGATAAAGAACAGGGGAATGGTTGATAAGGCTTTTAAAGTAATGGCAGCCGGTTTTGCAGGCAGGATCAGGATCGTTCCTGAAGAGGATATTTTTATCAAGGCAGGCGAGATAAAAAAAATTCCGGCCTATGTTACTGTTGCCGGAGATATGAAAGAGAGATTGCCGCAGACGATTGACATATCCGTAGCTCCTGCAGAAGAGAGTGAATTTAGACTGACAAGAACGGCAAATTTTATTTTTTCAGGGGAATAG
- a CDS encoding FixH family protein encodes MKTIIIVSAIFAMLAVAGAIFVGIESFDGTVTSNPYEEGLRWDEVRKIKSELGWGFDMHGDKLTAGENNITITLVEKDGSPLDASSVSVMLSRPSTSSYDSRYELVKVKEGTFRLDIEFPLYGYWDIKADVIKSTDKVIFEKRVFVEKG; translated from the coding sequence ATGAAGACGATAATAATTGTTTCCGCCATCTTCGCCATGCTTGCTGTTGCAGGAGCTATTTTTGTAGGCATTGAAAGTTTTGACGGCACAGTAACAAGCAACCCTTATGAAGAAGGCCTCAGGTGGGATGAAGTCCGAAAGATTAAGTCTGAGCTTGGCTGGGGTTTTGATATGCATGGGGATAAGCTTACAGCCGGTGAAAACAATATCACCATCACACTTGTTGAGAAGGACGGCAGCCCTCTTGACGCTTCATCCGTATCCGTCATGCTCAGCAGGCCGTCAACATCATCATATGACAGTCGTTATGAGCTGGTGAAGGTTAAGGAAGGAACATTCAGGCTGGATATCGAATTCCCGCTTTACGGATACTGGGATATAAAAGCTGACGTGATAAAAAGTACTGATAAGGTCATATTCGAAAAGAGAGTATTTGTGGAGAAGGGTTGA
- a CDS encoding sulfite exporter TauE/SafE family protein — MIDMNADYLLIFTTGLLGGFGHCIGMCGPIVASYSISGKTDIERPFFMSLLLPHLLYNAGRIMTYTLIGGAMGFAGSLLNIAGQLSGIRNAIAVTAGLTMILMGVSILGLPGNMAWFERHNVFILKKGKGLLKRGSLMKYFPLGLLFGLLPCGFSMAAFAASAGTGSTASGMLLSFLFGLGTMPSLVIFGIAASFISSKLRGLFYKAAGVTVIIMGILFLLRGFRHHAHM; from the coding sequence ATGATTGACATGAATGCGGATTATCTTCTGATCTTTACAACCGGATTGTTAGGAGGTTTCGGCCATTGCATAGGCATGTGCGGGCCGATAGTCGCGTCTTATTCCATCAGCGGCAAGACTGATATCGAACGCCCTTTTTTCATGAGCCTTCTCCTTCCGCATCTGCTTTATAATGCCGGACGCATTATGACTTACACACTCATCGGCGGAGCAATGGGCTTTGCAGGCTCTCTTCTTAACATCGCCGGACAACTCTCAGGCATCCGGAACGCGATAGCTGTAACAGCAGGGCTGACCATGATCCTTATGGGTGTGAGCATTCTCGGCCTTCCCGGAAATATGGCATGGTTTGAAAGGCATAATGTTTTCATACTGAAGAAGGGGAAGGGTCTTTTAAAGAGAGGCTCTCTCATGAAGTACTTTCCTCTCGGCCTGCTCTTCGGCCTTCTGCCCTGCGGTTTTTCCATGGCTGCGTTTGCTGCTTCCGCAGGCACGGGTAGCACAGCCTCAGGCATGCTGCTTTCGTTTCTCTTCGGCCTCGGCACGATGCCGTCACTTGTCATCTTCGGCATAGCAGCCTCCTTCATCAGTTCAAAGCTGAGGGGCCTTTTTTATAAGGCAGCAGGCGTCACAGTGATAATTATGGGGATACTCTTTCTGTTAAGGGGGTTCAGGCATCATGCTCACATGTGA
- a CDS encoding heavy metal translocating P-type ATPase translates to MLTCDHCLLEFQGSKAVFDEVNGRKKAFCCYGCRGVYRLINDEGLDAFYDKRGSSWVPGPAQEVKIEPSAFAGKIRRSGDEDEIDIVIDGIRCASCIWLIERALLKKKGVTYCRANYATHRAKIRWAPEIAGINEILERIISIGYIPKPFDAEAYESELRKERRDLLMRFGTAAFFSMQLMMFSVALYAGYFQGIGDRTRGAFQIISLLLTTPVLFYSGWPILKGSISGLRNLSFNMDVLIATGAGSAYLFSAYQIYAGGEVYFDTAAMIVTLILLGRYIETGAKGRASNVITRLLSLNPKEARRIIKQGSELSEMVSISSIKTDDWIQVKPGERIPLDGVILNGRSEIDESMLTGESMPVSKAEGSEVFCGTQNLYGSFIFKVSRTGEDTVFSQIIKTVEDAQARRAPVQALADRAVGVFVPAVLFLGFVTGLGWWVYSGDLTNAVMNAVSVLVIACPCALGLATPLAILIGTTSGASKGILIKGGDIIERSKGIDTVVLDKTGTVTEGRPLLKSYKGIGCSDEDALRLASSLERLSEHSISKAIVDASEVQPLTVSEFKAEPGNGIKGKIDGKDVLVGNRNFIEAEGIFKGVEDELGPELFLQADFEEMSGSTVVYLSYDKRLAGIFVIADSIRKEAGEVIRNLIESGYDVMMMTGDNRKTALSVASKIGLKTDMIRAEVSPVEKAEIIKGLQREGRKVLMAGDGINDAPALVQADVGIAVGRATDIALESADMVIMRNDLRLIPEALKLSGRTYSVIKQNLFWAFVYNIAAIPLATAGLLHPIMAAAAMTFSSLSVVGNSMRLKVN, encoded by the coding sequence ATGCTCACATGTGACCACTGCCTGCTTGAGTTTCAGGGGAGCAAGGCTGTCTTTGATGAGGTGAACGGCAGGAAGAAGGCCTTCTGCTGTTACGGTTGCAGGGGCGTTTACAGGCTGATAAATGATGAGGGGCTTGATGCTTTTTATGACAAAAGGGGTTCCTCATGGGTACCCGGCCCGGCTCAAGAGGTAAAGATAGAGCCTTCCGCCTTTGCAGGGAAGATAAGAAGGTCCGGCGATGAGGATGAGATAGACATAGTCATTGACGGTATCCGCTGCGCCTCATGCATCTGGCTGATCGAAAGGGCGCTGCTCAAGAAGAAAGGTGTTACATATTGCAGGGCTAATTACGCGACCCACAGGGCAAAGATAAGATGGGCCCCTGAAATAGCGGGCATTAATGAGATACTTGAACGCATCATATCAATAGGCTATATCCCAAAACCTTTTGATGCAGAGGCGTATGAGAGTGAGCTCAGGAAAGAACGCAGGGATCTTCTAATGAGGTTCGGCACTGCGGCATTCTTTTCAATGCAGTTGATGATGTTCTCTGTCGCGCTTTATGCCGGATATTTTCAGGGCATCGGTGACAGGACTAGGGGTGCGTTTCAGATAATATCCCTTCTGCTGACAACCCCTGTTCTCTTCTATTCCGGCTGGCCTATTTTGAAAGGATCCATAAGTGGGTTAAGGAACCTCAGTTTTAACATGGACGTGCTCATTGCCACAGGAGCAGGTTCGGCATATCTCTTCAGCGCGTATCAGATATACGCGGGCGGGGAGGTATATTTTGATACCGCAGCGATGATAGTGACCTTGATTCTCCTCGGCAGATACATAGAGACAGGCGCAAAAGGCAGGGCATCTAATGTGATCACAAGGCTTCTTTCGCTTAATCCCAAAGAGGCAAGGCGCATAATAAAACAGGGTTCAGAGTTATCTGAAATGGTTTCAATCTCTTCCATTAAAACAGACGACTGGATTCAGGTCAAACCCGGGGAGAGGATCCCTCTTGACGGAGTAATCCTTAACGGCAGGTCAGAGATAGATGAGTCCATGCTGACAGGTGAGTCAATGCCTGTCTCAAAAGCAGAAGGCAGTGAGGTCTTCTGCGGAACACAGAACCTTTACGGCAGCTTTATCTTTAAGGTGAGCAGAACAGGTGAAGATACGGTCTTTTCACAGATCATAAAGACGGTTGAGGACGCGCAGGCAAGGCGCGCTCCGGTACAGGCGCTGGCTGACAGGGCGGTGGGCGTCTTTGTTCCGGCTGTTCTTTTTCTGGGCTTTGTGACCGGGCTGGGATGGTGGGTATACAGCGGCGACCTGACCAATGCTGTAATGAACGCTGTCTCTGTACTTGTCATCGCATGCCCGTGCGCTCTCGGGCTTGCCACCCCTCTTGCCATACTTATCGGCACAACAAGCGGCGCATCAAAGGGCATACTCATAAAAGGCGGCGATATCATTGAGAGGTCAAAGGGCATTGATACGGTTGTCCTGGATAAGACCGGGACGGTCACAGAGGGAAGGCCGCTGCTGAAGTCATATAAAGGGATAGGATGTTCAGATGAAGATGCATTGCGCCTTGCGTCATCGCTTGAAAGGCTTTCAGAGCATTCAATTTCCAAAGCGATAGTCGATGCCTCGGAAGTTCAGCCTTTGACCGTATCTGAATTCAAGGCAGAGCCTGGAAATGGCATAAAGGGCAAGATAGACGGGAAGGATGTCCTTGTCGGCAATAGGAACTTTATTGAGGCTGAAGGTATATTCAAGGGCGTTGAGGATGAACTCGGGCCGGAGTTGTTTTTACAGGCTGATTTTGAAGAGATGTCCGGTTCAACAGTTGTTTATCTCTCATATGATAAAAGGCTCGCCGGCATATTCGTGATCGCTGACAGTATCAGAAAAGAAGCAGGCGAAGTTATAAGAAACTTGATAGAGAGTGGATATGATGTCATGATGATGACAGGCGATAACAGGAAGACCGCGCTCTCAGTTGCCTCTAAAATAGGATTAAAGACAGATATGATAAGGGCTGAGGTTTCACCTGTAGAAAAGGCTGAAATCATAAAAGGGCTTCAGAGAGAAGGGAGAAAGGTTTTAATGGCTGGCGACGGAATAAATGACGCTCCGGCGCTGGTTCAGGCTGATGTCGGGATCGCGGTGGGCAGGGCAACGGACATAGCTCTTGAGAGCGCGGACATGGTGATTATGAGGAACGACCTCAGGCTGATTCCTGAGGCTTTAAAATTATCCGGCAGGACTTACAGCGTTATTAAACAAAACCTCTTCTGGGCATTTGTTTACAATATAGCGGCCATCCCGCTTGCGACAGCAGGCTTGCTCCACCCGATAATGGCTGCTGCTGCAATGACCTTCAGCTCATTAAGCGTTGTAGGCAATTCGATGAGATTAAAGGTGAACTGA
- the ccoS gene encoding cbb3-type cytochrome oxidase assembly protein CcoS — MWSVFLLIIIGLGTGIAAWLFFIWSVKSGQYDDIEGPKYRMFDDKDEEK, encoded by the coding sequence ATGTGGTCTGTTTTCCTTCTTATAATAATCGGCCTCGGCACAGGGATAGCGGCCTGGTTGTTTTTTATATGGTCAGTAAAGAGCGGGCAGTATGATGATATAGAGGGGCCGAAATACAGGATGTTTGATGATAAAGATGAAGAAAAATGA